In Melitaea cinxia chromosome Z, ilMelCinx1.1, whole genome shotgun sequence, a single window of DNA contains:
- the LOC123669066 gene encoding GIGYF family protein Gyf-like, translating to MGDRNNPIKFGPEWLRNLARERSAGGRSNTTPNASRTGNSTARPTGSQGPGSGSNTSGPGAPGGTGSPGPATSVSPPTVGSTASGGSSTPIPGTSSGTNTRNTNNNPVPKVQLAKLRYGREEMLALYDRSVEAPEELRGFELIYQPRGKLPVALNTFEEEMVALLSICKLQDVCRVS from the exons ATGGGTGACCGTAATAATCCCATTAAGTTTGGTCCCGAGTGGCTCCGTAATCTTGCACGCGAGCGTAGTGCTGGTGGTAGATCGAACACAACCCCCAACGCGTCCAGAACCGGAAACTCAACGGCCAGACCAACGGGATCCCAGGGTCCGGGGTCAGGCTCTAATACATCAGGACCCGGAGCACCGGGGGGCACAGGTTCGCCTGGCCCCGCGACGTCCGTCAGTCCCCCAACCGTTGGCTCGACAGCATCAGGCGGAAGCTCGACACCAATACCCGGTACTTCGTCTGGAACAAACACAAGAAACACAAATAACAACCCAGTGCCAAAAGTTCAGCTCGCAAAATTGAG GTACGGCAGAGAGGAAATGCTCGCGCTGTACGATAGAAGCGTCGAGGCACCAGAGGAGTTGAGAGGTTTCGAATTGATATACCAGCCGCGAGGAAAACTGCCCGTCGCGCTTAACACGTTTGAGGAGGAAATG